From Humisphaera borealis, the proteins below share one genomic window:
- a CDS encoding ABC transporter ATP-binding protein produces the protein MQTPLLEIRDLNIGFDTSRGQVRPVRDVSYTVFPGQTLAVVGESGCGKSVTALSILRLIPEPPGQVLGGQILLNGRDLLALSEKEMRSVRGREIAMIFQEPMTSLNPVYTIGDQIVEAVTLHQHVGTKEAYAIAEKALNDVGIADAHRRLNEYPHQMSGGMRQRVMIAMALSCQPKLLIADEPTTALDVTIQAQILELLQKLQRERGMSIVLITHDLGVVAENADVVAVMYASRVVEYAKVEELFDNPLHPYTEGLFLSVPKLGESHDRLNTIRGTVPNPASFPTGCKFHTRCARTCEKAAAATPSDVVSITVEGEPVKVLRRCTVDEPTLRQIAPSHWAACHQLDGYDKAPAPRPSLTHRRESEANFVDVGGGDVRAGQTAIPYAKEAAK, from the coding sequence ATGCAGACACCCCTCCTCGAAATCCGCGACCTCAACATCGGCTTTGACACCAGCCGCGGGCAGGTGCGGCCGGTGCGCGACGTCTCGTACACCGTCTTCCCCGGCCAGACGCTCGCCGTCGTCGGGGAATCGGGGTGCGGCAAGTCCGTCACTGCGTTGTCCATCCTCCGCCTGATCCCCGAACCGCCGGGCCAGGTGCTCGGCGGGCAGATCCTGCTGAACGGCCGCGACCTGCTCGCCCTCAGCGAGAAGGAGATGCGGTCGGTTCGCGGCCGGGAGATCGCGATGATCTTCCAGGAGCCGATGACCAGCCTGAACCCGGTCTACACCATCGGCGACCAGATCGTCGAAGCTGTCACCCTCCACCAGCACGTTGGCACGAAAGAGGCCTACGCGATCGCCGAGAAGGCGCTGAACGACGTCGGCATCGCCGACGCCCACCGGCGGCTCAACGAATACCCGCACCAGATGTCCGGCGGTATGCGACAGCGGGTGATGATCGCGATGGCCCTCTCCTGCCAGCCCAAGCTGCTGATCGCCGACGAGCCGACCACCGCGCTCGACGTCACCATCCAGGCGCAGATTTTGGAGCTGCTCCAGAAGCTGCAGCGCGAGCGCGGCATGTCGATCGTGCTGATCACGCACGACCTCGGCGTCGTCGCCGAAAACGCCGACGTCGTCGCCGTCATGTACGCCAGCCGGGTGGTCGAGTACGCCAAGGTCGAAGAGCTGTTCGACAACCCGCTGCACCCGTACACCGAAGGGCTGTTTTTGTCGGTGCCGAAGCTGGGCGAATCGCACGACCGGCTCAACACCATCCGCGGCACGGTACCGAACCCGGCTTCGTTCCCGACCGGGTGCAAGTTCCACACCCGCTGCGCCCGCACGTGCGAAAAAGCCGCCGCCGCGACGCCGTCCGACGTCGTCTCGATCACCGTGGAAGGGGAACCCGTGAAGGTGCTGCGCCGCTGCACGGTGGATGAGCCGACGCTGCGACAGATCGCACCAAGCCACTGGGCGGCATGTCATCAGCTCGACGGCTACGATAAGGCGCCCGCGCCCCGGCCGTCGCTCACCCACCGCCGCGAGTCGGAAGCCAACTTCGTCGACGTCGGCGGGGGAGATGTACGGGCCGGCCAGACAGCCATTCCCTACGCCAAGGAGGCGGCCAAGTGA
- a CDS encoding ABC transporter ATP-binding protein, giving the protein MPAPAVEPLLKVRNLKTWFPIRKGLFSKVVGHVKAVDDVSFEVAPARTLGLVGESGCGKTTVGRTILRLIPATGGEVSYRGKDFFAYKGDELRRLRRQMQIVFQDPVSSLNPRMTIGNIIGEPIEVHGIATGSEKRDLVASLLKRVGLDPSYAVRYPHEFSGGQRQRIGIARAISLNPDFIVCDEPVSALDVSIQSQILNLLNDLQQERQIAYLFIAHNLAVVEHFSDDVAVMYLGRIVEKAASSELYANPKHPYTVALLSAVPETNPRPKKKRIVLPGEVPSPANPPTGCPFHPRCPLTREVAKQSQGSDLVQITVGGQGATVMARCVHEQQQLEQKEGEQGHVAACWLAT; this is encoded by the coding sequence ATGCCCGCCCCGGCCGTCGAGCCGCTACTGAAGGTTCGGAACCTCAAGACCTGGTTCCCGATCAGGAAGGGCCTGTTCTCCAAGGTCGTCGGGCACGTGAAGGCCGTCGACGACGTGAGCTTCGAAGTCGCCCCGGCCCGCACGCTGGGCCTGGTCGGCGAATCGGGCTGCGGCAAGACCACCGTCGGCCGGACGATCCTGCGGCTCATTCCCGCCACCGGCGGCGAAGTCAGCTATCGCGGCAAGGACTTCTTCGCCTACAAGGGCGACGAGCTCCGCCGCCTCCGCCGGCAGATGCAGATCGTCTTCCAGGACCCCGTCAGCAGCCTGAACCCGCGCATGACGATCGGCAACATCATCGGCGAGCCGATCGAGGTCCACGGCATCGCGACGGGGTCTGAGAAGCGCGACCTAGTCGCCTCGCTGTTGAAGCGCGTCGGCCTCGATCCCAGCTACGCCGTCCGCTACCCGCACGAGTTCTCCGGCGGCCAGCGGCAGCGCATCGGCATCGCCCGGGCGATCTCGCTCAACCCCGACTTCATCGTCTGCGACGAGCCGGTCAGCGCGCTCGACGTCTCGATCCAGTCGCAGATCCTCAACCTGCTCAACGACCTGCAGCAGGAACGGCAGATCGCGTACCTGTTCATCGCGCACAACCTGGCGGTGGTCGAGCACTTCTCCGACGACGTCGCGGTGATGTACCTCGGCCGCATCGTCGAAAAGGCCGCCAGCAGCGAACTCTACGCCAACCCCAAGCACCCCTACACGGTGGCGTTGTTGTCGGCCGTCCCCGAGACCAACCCGCGGCCGAAGAAAAAGCGGATCGTCCTGCCCGGCGAAGTCCCCAGCCCGGCCAACCCGCCGACCGGCTGCCCCTTCCACCCGCGGTGCCCGCTGACGCGCGAAGTCGCGAAGCAATCCCAGGGCAGCGACCTCGTCCAGATCACCGTCGGCGGCCAGGGCGCAACGGTCATGGCGCGATGCGTTCACGAACAGCAGCAATTGGAGCAAAAGGAAGGCGAGCAAGGCCACGTCGCCGCGTGCTGGCTGGCGACGTGA
- a CDS encoding cytochrome c: protein MKSFGNIGRRPASFWRVAVAAVASLGIGACGGPTPPSGPAQAPAQNVASSPATNPVEAHTATADTKPSVAAGKPAGFTGAAGVPTLADNRPLDYPGLHNVVAYAPNVYSGSVPEGDEGFATLQKMGIKTIVSVDGSEPELDKATQYGLKYIHLPITYAGFDEKRKLELARAVRDLPKPLYMHCHHGKHRSAGALGSAVVTLGWMSPVDAVERMKVSGTAPDYKGLYACTANATKVMPAILDAIDGNFPEVVRPQGTTRTMVEIDVATENLKLIQKSGWKVPNDHPALAPAAEAGKLADYYRFLIGDKDTTARPPAYLQLMQEANKDATALEEMLTQGPGVAPADLDKQFKVVTQTCKSCHAKFRD from the coding sequence ATGAAGAGTTTTGGGAACATCGGCCGTCGCCCTGCCAGCTTCTGGCGCGTCGCGGTCGCGGCGGTCGCGTCGCTCGGCATCGGTGCGTGTGGCGGGCCGACGCCTCCGTCCGGCCCAGCGCAGGCCCCGGCGCAGAATGTTGCAAGCTCGCCTGCGACGAACCCTGTCGAGGCACACACCGCAACGGCGGATACCAAACCCTCCGTTGCCGCCGGCAAGCCGGCGGGTTTCACGGGGGCGGCGGGCGTTCCCACGCTCGCCGACAACAGGCCACTCGACTACCCCGGCCTGCACAACGTCGTTGCCTACGCGCCCAACGTCTATTCGGGCTCGGTCCCCGAGGGTGACGAAGGGTTCGCGACCCTCCAGAAGATGGGCATCAAGACGATCGTCTCTGTCGACGGATCGGAACCCGAACTCGACAAGGCGACCCAGTACGGCCTGAAGTACATCCACCTGCCGATCACCTACGCCGGGTTCGACGAGAAGCGCAAGCTCGAACTGGCCCGGGCGGTTCGCGATCTGCCCAAGCCGCTCTACATGCACTGTCATCACGGCAAGCACCGCAGCGCCGGGGCGCTCGGGTCGGCGGTGGTGACGCTGGGGTGGATGTCGCCGGTCGATGCGGTCGAACGCATGAAAGTCTCCGGCACCGCACCAGATTACAAAGGCCTGTACGCCTGCACCGCCAATGCCACCAAGGTCATGCCGGCGATTCTCGATGCGATCGACGGCAACTTCCCCGAAGTCGTCCGCCCGCAGGGGACGACCCGGACGATGGTCGAGATCGACGTCGCGACGGAGAACCTGAAGCTGATCCAGAAATCCGGTTGGAAGGTGCCGAACGATCACCCCGCGCTCGCCCCCGCCGCCGAAGCCGGCAAGCTGGCCGACTACTACCGGTTTCTGATCGGCGACAAAGACACCACCGCCCGTCCGCCAGCGTATCTGCAACTGATGCAGGAGGCCAACAAAGACGCGACCGCGCTGGAAGAGATGCTGACCCAGGGACCCGGCGTGGCACCAGCCGATCTGGACAAGCAGTTCAAAGTGGTCACGCAGACCTGCAAGTCGTGCCACGCGAAGTTCAGAGACTGA
- a CDS encoding DUF4349 domain-containing protein, whose translation MLRTILTCLAVAAILMQSIGCASAMSFDSGKVFQETQTVVQESPTFIPGSTSAVPGAIGSDVRATGSFELSRPTLVSNWIDPSQLEAKEIRPIHAVADAKPVDPRLVIYSASFKIVVADVAGTLRSLQATADKLGGYMQEIGGSVITFRIPAAKFQEACKLVEDSGEVVDRQVRAQDVTEEMRDLGIRLDNAEKLRERLLELLKKADKVEDTIKIEAELTRVVEQIEQTKGKIRYLTSQLAMSTIRVELNSPVPQNARGTGPKLPFSWVEELGDGLVAGQVQQQTRKLGYFSTGPKFAPPAGFVRYYEQSTEVEAMDAEGLRLRVLRRPNVDKAALSFWQALARKSLVEGRALAVGKQEGDANYYFLSGTREVGGHSLGYVLGIKRSDDHVAVFEAWGPKDQVEKAAAELRKSALSVDAR comes from the coding sequence ATGCTTCGAACCATTCTGACCTGCCTAGCCGTCGCTGCGATTCTGATGCAAAGCATCGGATGCGCAAGTGCAATGTCTTTCGATAGCGGGAAAGTGTTTCAGGAGACGCAGACGGTCGTCCAAGAATCGCCAACGTTCATCCCCGGATCGACATCCGCAGTGCCCGGGGCCATCGGAAGCGACGTCCGAGCGACCGGTAGCTTTGAACTGTCACGTCCGACACTGGTGTCAAATTGGATCGATCCTAGCCAGTTGGAGGCAAAAGAGATTCGGCCGATCCACGCCGTCGCCGACGCCAAACCTGTCGACCCACGCCTCGTCATCTACTCGGCGTCCTTCAAAATCGTCGTTGCAGACGTCGCCGGCACGTTGCGGTCCCTTCAAGCGACCGCCGACAAGCTCGGCGGGTACATGCAGGAGATCGGCGGTTCTGTCATTACCTTCCGCATCCCCGCGGCGAAGTTCCAGGAGGCCTGCAAGCTCGTCGAAGACTCCGGCGAGGTCGTCGATCGGCAGGTGCGGGCGCAAGACGTCACCGAAGAGATGCGCGATCTCGGCATCCGCCTGGACAACGCCGAGAAGCTGCGCGAGCGTCTGCTGGAACTGCTTAAGAAGGCCGACAAGGTCGAGGACACGATCAAGATTGAAGCCGAGCTGACGCGGGTCGTCGAACAGATCGAGCAGACCAAGGGGAAGATCCGCTACCTGACGTCGCAACTGGCGATGAGCACGATCCGCGTGGAGCTCAATTCGCCGGTCCCGCAGAACGCCCGCGGCACCGGGCCGAAGCTGCCGTTCAGTTGGGTGGAAGAGCTGGGCGACGGGCTGGTGGCGGGGCAGGTGCAGCAGCAGACGCGGAAGCTCGGCTATTTCTCGACCGGCCCGAAGTTCGCCCCGCCGGCCGGGTTCGTTCGGTATTACGAGCAGTCGACAGAAGTCGAAGCGATGGACGCCGAGGGACTGCGCCTGCGCGTCCTGCGCCGCCCGAACGTCGACAAGGCGGCGCTGAGCTTCTGGCAGGCGCTGGCCCGCAAGTCGCTCGTGGAAGGCCGGGCTCTGGCGGTCGGCAAGCAGGAGGGAGATGCAAACTACTACTTCCTTAGCGGCACGCGAGAGGTCGGCGGTCATTCGCTGGGCTATGTCCTGGGCATCAAGCGCAGTGACGACCATGTCGCAGTGTTTGAAGCATGGGGACCGAAAGACCAGGTCGAGAAGGCGGCGGCAGAGCTGCGGAAGTCGGCGTTAAGTGTGGATGCCCGGTGA
- a CDS encoding Calx-beta domain-containing protein: MFGKRSTSSKSRSSALRSQAVVAAIPSCVVEPLEGRQLMSASLVVENLDIVPGYERMVFTKIANLDQNTPNTFKDKGILKLKNVGDEPLELSNLNVSGPFQIVGSFPTAIAPGASANVTVKFNATTPPAFTYNQTAGLTNQTQAGAHIGSLTFATNDAANATFTEGLAGWFQTHSEKNNEPSLQTTINLLLDYKTNIAPPHTTFLSQGSEAQYYGEEVVSGYWQRVNPAKSVGVRQIAAYHGQGQNVPVSWFNQGSNTNNLIFRHDGAASQTLLPNILGGTAPAAGSFTTNSPFGFKVDNSFSDDTKNARPQFGGGHEVRFFPVRDHFGNAIAGTFFMVQDYSIPVSGSVPNYDFQDNIYIVTNIMPAGSVVTPPAVPPTIPPAVPPVVPPPTPPTVPPTIPPTVPPTVPPVVPPTVPPTVPPAVPPAVPPTVPPVTTGVPVVSITPGSQTVVEAISGQKAVQLTVSLSEASSQKVKVRFSTPNGGAVRGADFVKAVGQLKFEPGQTSKTITVMVKSDQVAEADENFSVNLFDAKNADIGAGVSTITIQDNGVHPPSAGAKSIPAAGASDLPIISISPALVSVVEGNAGTQLVTFNVSIDRSPAKTVKLKYATANGSAVSGTDYKHAAGKLAFAPGGPTSKTITVEVKGDSTIEADEDFHLSLLSIKNGVFASDSAKVIVANDDA, from the coding sequence GTGTTCGGCAAGCGGTCTACATCCTCCAAGTCCCGGTCGTCGGCCCTTCGTTCGCAGGCGGTTGTCGCCGCGATCCCTTCCTGCGTCGTCGAACCGCTGGAAGGCCGCCAGCTCATGTCCGCGAGCCTGGTCGTCGAGAACCTCGACATCGTCCCCGGCTACGAGCGGATGGTCTTCACCAAGATCGCCAACCTCGACCAGAACACGCCGAACACCTTCAAAGACAAGGGCATCCTGAAGCTCAAGAACGTCGGCGACGAACCGCTGGAGCTTTCGAACCTCAACGTCAGCGGCCCGTTCCAGATCGTCGGATCGTTCCCGACGGCGATCGCGCCAGGCGCGTCGGCGAACGTGACGGTGAAGTTCAACGCGACGACGCCGCCGGCCTTCACCTACAACCAGACCGCCGGGCTGACGAACCAGACGCAGGCGGGCGCGCACATTGGTTCGCTCACCTTCGCGACCAACGACGCCGCCAACGCCACCTTCACCGAAGGCCTCGCCGGCTGGTTCCAGACGCACTCGGAAAAGAACAACGAGCCCTCGCTGCAGACGACGATCAATCTGCTGCTGGATTACAAGACCAACATCGCGCCGCCGCACACGACTTTCCTCAGCCAGGGCAGCGAAGCTCAGTACTACGGCGAAGAAGTCGTCAGCGGCTACTGGCAGCGCGTGAACCCTGCCAAGTCGGTCGGCGTGCGACAGATCGCCGCGTATCACGGCCAGGGGCAGAACGTACCGGTGAGCTGGTTCAACCAGGGCTCGAACACCAACAACCTGATCTTCCGCCACGACGGCGCCGCCAGCCAGACGCTGTTGCCGAACATCCTTGGCGGCACGGCCCCCGCCGCCGGCAGCTTTACGACGAACAGCCCGTTCGGTTTCAAGGTCGACAACAGCTTCAGCGACGACACGAAGAACGCCCGCCCGCAGTTCGGCGGCGGCCATGAAGTGCGGTTCTTCCCGGTGCGCGATCACTTCGGCAACGCGATCGCCGGCACGTTCTTCATGGTGCAGGACTACAGCATCCCGGTGTCGGGAAGCGTGCCCAACTACGATTTCCAGGACAACATCTACATCGTGACGAACATCATGCCGGCCGGCTCGGTCGTCACGCCGCCGGCCGTTCCACCCACGATTCCCCCGGCCGTCCCGCCGGTGGTTCCGCCCCCGACACCGCCGACCGTACCCCCGACAATTCCGCCGACCGTTCCGCCCACTGTTCCACCGGTCGTCCCGCCGACGGTCCCACCGACTGTTCCGCCGGCCGTGCCCCCCGCCGTTCCGCCGACGGTTCCCCCGGTGACGACCGGCGTGCCGGTCGTCTCCATCACGCCGGGCTCGCAGACGGTCGTCGAAGCGATCTCGGGCCAGAAAGCCGTCCAACTGACCGTCTCGCTGAGCGAGGCGTCCAGCCAGAAGGTGAAGGTTCGCTTCAGCACCCCCAACGGCGGCGCGGTCCGCGGCGCGGACTTCGTGAAAGCGGTCGGCCAGCTCAAGTTCGAGCCGGGGCAGACGAGCAAGACGATCACCGTGATGGTCAAGAGCGACCAGGTCGCCGAGGCCGACGAGAACTTCAGCGTCAACCTGTTCGACGCGAAGAACGCCGACATCGGTGCCGGCGTCTCGACGATCACGATCCAGGACAACGGCGTTCATCCGCCGTCGGCCGGTGCCAAGTCGATCCCCGCCGCGGGCGCTTCGGACTTGCCGATCATCAGCATCTCGCCGGCCTTGGTGAGCGTGGTCGAAGGCAACGCCGGTACGCAGCTGGTGACGTTCAACGTGTCGATCGACCGCAGCCCCGCCAAGACGGTCAAGCTGAAGTACGCCACCGCCAACGGCTCGGCCGTCAGCGGCACCGACTACAAGCATGCCGCCGGCAAGCTCGCGTTCGCCCCCGGCGGGCCGACGAGCAAGACGATCACCGTCGAAGTCAAAGGCGACTCGACGATCGAAGCCGACGAAGACTTTCATCTCAGCCTCCTGTCGATCAAGAACGGCGTCTTCGCCAGCGATTCGGCGAAGGTCATCGTGGCGAACGACGACGCGTAG
- a CDS encoding Calx-beta domain-containing protein, with product MRAALVSTPRCVVETLECRQLLSASLQVENLDVIPGYERMVFTKIGNPDETTPNKVKETGVLKLRNIGDEPLTFSNITFSGPFKVVGSFPTSIAPGGSAEVTLQFTATSTPTYTYNQTSGITEPRRGGAHIGSLTFKTNDPANPTFTEGLAGWYQVYSERNNEPGLQTIVNLLLDYKTVIAPPKTVLLEQADTPKYYGEEVVSAYWNRANPAKSVSVRQIAAYHGQGNDVPIYWHSQGGANNLLFRHDGAASQTLLPNILGGTGAAAGSFSTNSTFGFRVDNSYSDDTRNKKPEYGGGHEIRFFPVRDHFGNVLANTYFLVQDYAVPVNGSPPNFDFQDNLYIVTNITPANGAVPPPVTVPPVVPPVVPPTVPPEVPPTVPPTVPPVVPPTVPPTVPPVVTVPPTVPPSVPPPPPIVIEPVPPTISLSPPAMSVVEGLKGKQKVELTISLSQPVSYKTKVRFSTTDIEAKRGSDYTGKATGVIKFGVGQTTKTIKMLVKSDKVAEASESFMVTLSEPSNAQIGTAQSTVTIQDNGVQPTTGGGKAIPAEGTDLPIVSITSAVPLLAEGNTGVQLYAFNVAVDRAPLKKVTLKYAAASGTATKGSDFKPKSGSLVFAPGGPTTRTITVAVKGDTVAEPDEAFIVSLFAIKNGVFATDSAQGIIQNDDA from the coding sequence ATGCGCGCCGCCCTTGTGTCGACGCCCCGATGCGTTGTTGAGACCCTGGAATGCCGCCAGCTCCTGTCCGCCAGCCTTCAGGTGGAAAACCTGGACGTCATCCCCGGCTACGAGCGGATGGTCTTCACCAAGATCGGCAACCCCGACGAGACGACGCCGAACAAGGTTAAAGAGACCGGCGTCCTGAAGTTGCGCAACATCGGCGACGAGCCTCTGACGTTCAGCAACATCACCTTCAGCGGTCCGTTCAAGGTGGTCGGCAGTTTTCCGACGTCCATCGCGCCGGGCGGGTCGGCAGAAGTTACCCTCCAGTTCACCGCCACCTCGACGCCGACCTACACCTACAACCAGACTTCCGGAATCACCGAGCCCCGGCGTGGCGGAGCGCACATTGGGTCGCTCACCTTCAAGACCAACGACCCGGCAAACCCCACCTTCACCGAGGGCCTGGCCGGCTGGTACCAGGTCTACTCGGAGCGGAACAACGAGCCCGGGCTTCAGACCATTGTGAACCTGCTGCTCGATTACAAAACCGTGATCGCGCCGCCCAAGACCGTTCTGCTCGAACAGGCCGACACCCCCAAGTACTACGGCGAAGAGGTGGTCAGCGCGTACTGGAATCGAGCCAACCCGGCAAAGTCGGTCAGCGTCCGGCAGATTGCCGCGTATCACGGTCAGGGGAATGACGTGCCCATCTACTGGCACAGCCAGGGTGGTGCCAACAACCTCCTGTTCCGCCACGACGGTGCCGCAAGCCAGACCCTGCTGCCCAACATCCTGGGCGGTACCGGCGCGGCGGCCGGCAGTTTCTCGACGAACAGCACGTTCGGCTTCCGGGTCGACAACAGCTACAGCGACGATACGAGGAACAAGAAGCCCGAATACGGCGGTGGTCACGAGATTCGCTTCTTCCCGGTGCGAGATCACTTCGGGAACGTGCTCGCCAACACCTACTTCCTGGTCCAGGACTACGCCGTCCCGGTGAACGGGTCGCCGCCGAACTTCGATTTCCAGGACAACCTGTACATCGTCACGAACATCACGCCGGCCAACGGTGCGGTGCCACCGCCGGTGACCGTTCCACCCGTGGTGCCGCCGGTCGTACCGCCAACGGTTCCGCCGGAGGTCCCACCGACCGTCCCGCCCACGGTACCTCCTGTGGTCCCACCGACCGTGCCGCCCACCGTTCCTCCGGTGGTGACCGTTCCGCCGACGGTTCCCCCGTCGGTTCCGCCGCCGCCACCGATCGTCATTGAGCCGGTACCCCCGACGATCTCCCTGTCTCCGCCGGCGATGTCCGTCGTCGAAGGACTCAAGGGCAAGCAGAAGGTCGAGCTGACGATTTCGCTCAGTCAGCCGGTCAGCTACAAGACGAAGGTTCGCTTTTCGACCACCGACATTGAAGCCAAGCGAGGCTCCGATTACACGGGCAAGGCGACCGGCGTGATCAAGTTCGGGGTCGGCCAGACGACCAAGACCATCAAGATGCTGGTCAAGAGCGACAAGGTGGCCGAAGCCAGTGAGTCGTTCATGGTGACTCTCTCCGAGCCGTCCAATGCCCAGATCGGAACCGCCCAATCCACGGTGACGATCCAGGACAACGGCGTTCAGCCGACCACCGGCGGCGGCAAGGCGATCCCCGCCGAGGGTACCGATCTGCCGATCGTCAGCATCACTTCCGCCGTCCCGCTGCTCGCCGAGGGTAACACCGGCGTGCAGTTGTACGCGTTCAACGTAGCGGTCGACCGCGCGCCGCTGAAGAAAGTCACCCTGAAGTACGCCGCCGCCAGCGGTACCGCGACCAAGGGCAGCGACTTCAAGCCCAAGTCCGGCAGCCTCGTGTTCGCGCCCGGCGGCCCGACGACGCGAACAATTACTGTCGCCGTTAAAGGCGATACCGTTGCCGAACCCGACGAGGCGTTCATCGTCAGTCTGTTCGCGATCAAGAATGGCGTCTTCGCCACCGATTCGGCGCAGGGCATCATTCAAAACGACGACGCATAA
- a CDS encoding Flp family type IVb pilin, whose amino-acid sequence MKAMKKLVSKLVRDEQGGEVLEYALIAGLIVVAAIAAITSVGSKVLARWTSLNSSL is encoded by the coding sequence ATGAAGGCGATGAAGAAGTTGGTGTCGAAGCTGGTTCGGGATGAGCAGGGTGGCGAGGTTCTCGAGTACGCCCTGATTGCCGGTCTGATCGTCGTGGCCGCGATTGCCGCGATCACCTCGGTCGGCAGCAAGGTGCTTGCTCGCTGGACGTCGTTGAACTCGTCGCTGTAA
- a CDS encoding Flp family type IVb pilin, with amino-acid sequence MNARKIQSVVVRLIRDESGAEVMEYVLIAGLIIVGTIATIAGLGTKVLGRWTSVKNSSL; translated from the coding sequence GTGAACGCTCGGAAAATCCAATCCGTTGTTGTCCGCCTGATCCGCGACGAGTCGGGTGCCGAAGTCATGGAGTACGTCCTGATCGCCGGCCTGATCATCGTCGGCACGATCGCCACCATCGCGGGCCTGGGCACCAAAGTGCTCGGCCGGTGGACGTCGGTGAAAAACTCATCGCTTTGA
- a CDS encoding A24 family peptidase, which yields MPFLPYAPLLALLVWAAIVDVRHRLIRNWLTASLVIGGLMQSCFAGGTISPWQSLLGILTAFALLILPFALGAVGGGDLKLMAGIAAWVGPVPVIAIFLAEKVIGLGIVLVQASAAGRLRELFRNSAVLAVNIAHVNSLGVEHTQETGRQFRSIDRPLPYAVPTLVATAMYLLYTVGGLKL from the coding sequence GTGCCCTTCCTTCCTTACGCGCCATTGCTGGCCCTGCTGGTCTGGGCCGCGATTGTTGACGTACGTCATCGCCTCATTCGCAACTGGCTGACCGCGTCACTGGTGATCGGGGGGCTGATGCAGAGCTGCTTCGCCGGCGGGACCATTTCCCCGTGGCAGTCGCTGCTGGGCATACTCACCGCTTTCGCACTGCTGATCCTGCCGTTCGCACTCGGCGCCGTCGGCGGCGGCGACCTGAAGCTGATGGCGGGCATCGCAGCCTGGGTGGGCCCCGTCCCGGTGATCGCAATCTTTCTTGCCGAAAAAGTCATCGGGCTTGGGATCGTCCTGGTGCAGGCGTCGGCGGCGGGGCGGCTGCGCGAGTTGTTCCGCAACTCTGCAGTCCTGGCCGTCAACATTGCCCACGTGAATTCGCTGGGGGTCGAACACACCCAGGAGACGGGCCGACAGTTCCGCAGCATCGACCGTCCGCTGCCTTATGCCGTACCGACCCTGGTCGCGACGGCGATGTACCTGCTTTACACCGTCGGAGGGCTCAAGCTGTGA
- a CDS encoding TadE/TadG family type IV pilus assembly protein has protein sequence MQQIKRNRSARRVRRGNGVLEAALVLPVLLALSMGMVEFGQFFYMKHTIQAASRDGARTAILSSTTHSAAQTAITNTMNSANVASNKYTVTFTNASTSATISDVGSVAKGTGIKVTVSATAGTVSVRPLGVIPANKAIVGVTTMIKE, from the coding sequence ATGCAACAGATCAAGCGCAATCGTTCCGCACGCCGCGTACGCCGCGGCAATGGCGTGCTCGAGGCGGCGCTGGTGCTGCCGGTCCTCCTGGCCCTGAGCATGGGCATGGTGGAGTTCGGGCAGTTCTTCTACATGAAGCACACGATCCAGGCCGCCAGCCGCGACGGCGCCCGGACCGCCATCCTCAGCAGCACGACACATTCGGCCGCCCAGACCGCGATCACGAACACGATGAACTCGGCGAATGTCGCCAGCAACAAGTACACGGTCACGTTTACGAACGCCTCGACCAGCGCGACGATCAGCGACGTCGGTTCCGTCGCCAAGGGAACGGGGATCAAGGTCACCGTCTCGGCGACCGCAGGCACCGTGAGCGTCCGCCCGCTCGGGGTGATCCCGGCGAACAAGGCGATCGTCGGCGTGACGACCATGATCAAGGAATAG